A portion of the Leptospira kanakyensis genome contains these proteins:
- the mnmD gene encoding tRNA (5-methylaminomethyl-2-thiouridine)(34)-methyltransferase MnmD has translation MSSFPSNQPKNTIEFKEGVPISKLFDDVYFSKEGGWEESLYVFFNGNEVGTKIKDGTQSIYRIGELGFGSGLNLFVTLDNWKSLENPKSITFVSLEGYPLNAETLPTLNKSYPDKTLWYEELITSYEIAKDTWEKDKNKNLWTYIWDHKTNKSQFTLNVYFGDIQICLPSFPTINSWYLDGFSPSKNPDMWSPEILSILRDKSISGTSFATFSSAGFLRRNLIELGFVVEKKKGYGRKREMVSGFLE, from the coding sequence ATGTCTAGTTTTCCTTCCAACCAACCGAAGAATACAATCGAATTTAAAGAGGGAGTTCCTATTTCAAAGTTATTTGATGACGTGTATTTTTCGAAAGAAGGTGGATGGGAAGAGTCTCTTTATGTTTTTTTCAATGGCAATGAAGTTGGAACAAAAATCAAAGACGGCACCCAATCGATTTATCGGATCGGAGAACTCGGGTTTGGTTCTGGTCTCAATTTATTTGTTACCTTAGACAATTGGAAATCTTTAGAAAATCCTAAATCAATTACTTTCGTCAGCCTAGAAGGTTATCCTCTAAACGCAGAAACCCTACCGACACTAAACAAAAGTTATCCGGACAAAACATTGTGGTATGAAGAGCTGATCACTTCGTACGAAATTGCAAAAGATACTTGGGAAAAAGATAAAAACAAAAACCTCTGGACTTATATTTGGGATCACAAAACAAATAAAAGCCAATTCACTCTAAACGTATATTTCGGAGACATCCAAATTTGCCTGCCAAGTTTTCCCACTATCAACTCCTGGTATTTAGATGGATTTTCGCCAAGTAAAAATCCTGATATGTGGTCACCTGAAATTTTAAGTATATTAAGAGACAAGTCCATCTCAGGAACTAGTTTTGCTACCTTTTCATCAGCAGGTTTTTTGCGAAGAAACCTCATAGAACTAGGGTTTGTTGTCGAAAAGAAAAAAGGATATGGACGTAAACGAGAAATGGTTTCTGGTTTTTTAGAGTGA
- the mnmC gene encoding FAD-dependent 5-carboxymethylaminomethyl-2-thiouridine(34) oxidoreductase MnmC: MNQHKKTAIVVGAGIAGASICLALKKRGIQTILIDSDSGPAEHASGNPIGVVYPFLTKHKTAESEFSLQAFIYFLSIWKNLKLGTLVPHKDGIYFLIDKEESFDRYSHALRSHQILSHIASENDEPISGIRAIFFPEGKSLSPKDLTKQILNITNPKTKYNCKLVSWNELENGEILCQTTDGQLPCDYLFLSQGYQFEDDPKSKWLPLKKVRGQILQIPEQNPTNTHGILYGDYLTAPLQGYQVLGATYDEFKLEEETRLEESESMWEGLIQKLPTLVSGWNLPNVRLFPTRVSYRTQSQDRGPIVGKLPDISKIDLSIKYQNRLKKDGKEIKIPYFEQVGILNGLGSRGLTHSLYAAEILVSSIFKEPDIVSERIFKYLQPDRFLFRMWKRDQLT; the protein is encoded by the coding sequence ATGAATCAACACAAGAAAACGGCTATCGTCGTAGGGGCAGGCATTGCTGGTGCAAGTATTTGCCTCGCCTTAAAAAAAAGGGGCATTCAAACCATCTTGATTGATTCTGATTCTGGGCCTGCAGAACATGCAAGCGGAAACCCAATTGGAGTTGTTTATCCTTTTCTCACAAAACATAAAACAGCTGAATCTGAATTTTCCCTACAGGCTTTTATATATTTTTTATCTATTTGGAAAAACTTAAAATTAGGAACTCTGGTTCCACATAAAGATGGAATTTATTTCCTCATAGACAAAGAAGAGTCTTTTGATCGTTATTCACATGCATTACGTTCACATCAAATCTTAAGTCATATAGCATCGGAAAACGACGAACCGATCTCTGGGATAAGAGCCATTTTCTTTCCAGAAGGAAAATCTTTATCTCCCAAAGATCTTACTAAACAAATTCTGAACATTACAAACCCAAAAACCAAATACAATTGCAAGTTAGTTAGTTGGAATGAGTTAGAAAATGGTGAAATCCTTTGCCAAACGACAGATGGACAACTCCCATGTGATTATCTTTTTTTAAGCCAGGGATACCAATTTGAAGATGATCCAAAATCGAAGTGGTTGCCATTAAAGAAAGTTCGAGGACAAATCTTACAAATTCCTGAACAAAATCCAACAAATACACACGGTATTTTATATGGTGATTACCTCACAGCGCCCCTCCAAGGGTATCAAGTTTTAGGCGCCACGTATGACGAGTTCAAACTTGAAGAAGAAACAAGACTCGAAGAATCGGAATCTATGTGGGAAGGTTTGATTCAGAAATTACCAACACTCGTTTCTGGTTGGAATTTACCTAACGTCCGTTTGTTTCCGACCAGAGTCAGTTACAGAACTCAATCACAAGATCGTGGACCCATTGTTGGGAAATTGCCAGATATTTCCAAAATCGACCTTTCCATCAAATATCAAAATCGACTGAAAAAAGATGGGAAAGAAATAAAAATCCCCTACTTTGAACAAGTTGGAATACTCAACGGACTTGGTTCGAGAGGACTCACCCACTCTCTATATGCTGCGGAGATTTTAGTGTCTTCTATATTCAAAGAACCGGATATTGTATCAGAAAGAATTTTTAAGTATTTACAGCCAGATCGTTTTTTGTTTCGTATGTGGAAACGAGACCAGTTAACATAG